Below is a window of Streptomyces sp. ITFR-16 DNA.
CGAAGCTGTCGATGAGTGCGAACCGCATCAGGTCGATGTAGACGGCGGAGGGATTGACCTCCAGCGCCAGCTTCACGGCGGCGGGGACATCGGTGCCCTTGAGCATCGTCTCCATGCTCCACATGACGCCCGAGGTGTACATCCAGGTGCGCAGGACGAACGGGGTCAGCTGGGCGATGTCCGGGGTCCGCGCGGTCAGCCGGGCCATGGCCATCGAGATGCCGGTGTTGAAGACGGCCTGCAGCGCCAGGGCCGGCACCGCGAGCAGCCAGGACGGGCGCGGGTACTGCCCGAAGGCCAGCAGGATCAGCGTCAGCGCGCCCAGCGAGAACAGCAGCTGCTGGAGCTGTTGCAGGGCGAGCGCGATCGGCAGCGAGGCCCGGGGGAAGTGCAGGGCGCGTACGAGCCCGATGTTGCCGCTGATCGCCCGGGTGCCCGCGGTGATCGATGAGCTGGTGAAGGTCCAGATGAAGACCCCGGTGACCAGGAACGGGACGAAGTCCGGCACCCCGTGCTTGGTCTTCATCAGGACGCCGAAGATGAAGTAGTAGACCGTCGCGTTCAGCAGCGGGGTCATGATCTGCCAGATCTGGCCGAGCTTCGCCTGGCTGTACTGGGCGGTGAGCTTGGCGGTGGCGAACGCCGTGATGAAGTGCCGCCGCCCCCACAGCTGTCGGATGTACGCGGGCAGGGACGGCCGCGCCCCGCTCACGGTCAGCCCGTGGGCCGCGGCCAGGGCGGCGAGCTCGCCCGGTGCGTACACGGGCGGGGAGAGGGACGGCGGGGCGTCCGCCGGGGCTGTTGTCTGGCTCACCACGATCGCTTTCGACGAGAAGGCGGGAGGAGGAGAAGGCAGGAGGACGGGGAGAGGAAGGGCAGGTGAACGCCCGATGGCGACGGGACGCAACCGTATCGTCGTCACGCCGAGGGTAGGACGTTCCGACGTCGCAACGCAACCGTTCCGTCGTCACGGACTATGATTCGGGCCATGACCACCGACCCGGGAAGCCGCCGCCGTGTCCCCGCCGGAGCCGCCGTGCTGCGCGAGGACGTGACCGATGCGATCCGCGGTGCGGTGTTCGAGGAGCTGGCCTCGGTCGGCTTCGCCCGGATGTCGATCGAGGGCATCGCCCGGCGGGCGGGCGTCGGCA
It encodes the following:
- a CDS encoding ABC transporter permease, whose amino-acid sequence is MVSQTTAPADAPPSLSPPVYAPGELAALAAAHGLTVSGARPSLPAYIRQLWGRRHFITAFATAKLTAQYSQAKLGQIWQIMTPLLNATVYYFIFGVLMKTKHGVPDFVPFLVTGVFIWTFTSSSITAGTRAISGNIGLVRALHFPRASLPIALALQQLQQLLFSLGALTLILLAFGQYPRPSWLLAVPALALQAVFNTGISMAMARLTARTPDIAQLTPFVLRTWMYTSGVMWSMETMLKGTDVPAAVKLALEVNPSAVYIDLMRFALIDSFGPGQLPPHVWAVAAGWALLCGVGGFVYFWKAEESYGRG